One Staphylococcus ratti DNA segment encodes these proteins:
- a CDS encoding M24 family metallopeptidase — translation MKSRISKVKALLEHKQLDGVVILTDFNRRYISGFTGSSGGLLITKDKNILVTDFRYIEQATSQAPQFEIVQHTKPLLDTLVEQIETAQLSNIGFESHLVSYDTFIHLNRGRHDLITLGNEIEKIRMVKDDSEIKAIDKAAQIVDDAYAHILKIVEPGMTEKEVKAHLESQMLHLGAEKTSFDTIVASGYRGALPHGLASNKVIEKGDMVTLDFGAYYEGYASDITRTFAVGEPSPKMKEIYEIVLKSQETAVNQIRPGLTGKEIDTIARDVITDAGYGQYFGHSLGHGVGLNVHELPNLSQKSDQILKPNHVVTIEPGIYIEGLGGVRIEDDILITENGGRRFTNSIKDLIIL, via the coding sequence ATGAAGTCGAGAATCTCTAAAGTTAAAGCGCTATTAGAACACAAACAATTAGACGGCGTCGTCATCTTAACTGATTTTAATCGCCGATACATTTCTGGATTTACCGGTTCAAGCGGTGGATTATTAATAACGAAAGATAAAAATATTCTTGTTACAGATTTTAGATACATAGAGCAAGCCACATCACAAGCACCTCAATTTGAAATTGTACAACATACAAAACCACTTCTTGATACATTAGTTGAGCAAATTGAAACAGCTCAATTGTCCAATATTGGTTTTGAAAGTCATCTCGTTTCATATGATACTTTTATACATTTAAATCGTGGTCGTCATGACCTCATCACGTTAGGCAATGAAATCGAAAAAATTCGCATGGTCAAAGATGACTCTGAAATTAAAGCCATTGATAAGGCAGCCCAAATTGTTGATGACGCCTACGCTCACATATTAAAAATCGTAGAGCCTGGTATGACAGAAAAAGAAGTTAAAGCACATTTAGAAAGTCAAATGTTACATTTAGGTGCTGAAAAAACGTCATTTGATACAATTGTTGCTTCTGGCTATAGAGGTGCATTGCCTCACGGTTTAGCATCAAATAAAGTTATTGAAAAGGGCGACATGGTCACACTAGATTTCGGCGCATATTATGAAGGCTATGCTTCTGATATCACGCGTACATTCGCAGTAGGTGAACCGAGTCCTAAAATGAAAGAAATTTATGAAATTGTTCTAAAAAGTCAAGAAACAGCTGTAAATCAAATACGTCCAGGCTTAACAGGAAAAGAAATTGATACGATTGCGAGAGATGTTATAACAGATGCTGGCTACGGACAATACTTTGGACACTCACTTGGTCATGGTGTAGGTCTTAACGTCCACGAACTTCCTAATTTATCACAAAAGTCAGATCAAATTTTAAAGCCAAATCATGTTGTTACAATTGAACCAGGCATTTATATAGAGGGCCTAGGGGGCGTCAGAATAGAAGATGACATATTAATTACAGAAAATGGCGGTCGACGCTTTACTAATTCAATAAAAGACCTTATTATTTTATAA
- the efp gene encoding elongation factor P: MISVNDFKTGLTISVDNGIWKVIEFQHVKPGKGSAFVRSKLRNLRTGAIQEKTFRAGEKVEPAMIENRRMQYLYADGDNHVFMDNESFEQTELTTAYLEHELKFLKANMDVHIQTYEGETIGVELPKTVELEVTETEPGIKGDTATGATKSATVETGYSLNVPLFVNEGDVLVINTTDGSYVSRA, encoded by the coding sequence ATGATTTCTGTAAATGATTTCAAAACAGGTTTAACAATTTCTGTAGATAATGGGATTTGGAAAGTAATTGAATTCCAACATGTTAAACCTGGAAAAGGATCTGCGTTCGTTAGATCTAAATTACGTAATTTACGTACAGGCGCAATCCAAGAAAAAACATTCCGAGCAGGCGAAAAAGTAGAGCCAGCTATGATTGAAAATCGTCGTATGCAGTATTTATATGCAGACGGAGACAATCATGTATTCATGGACAATGAATCATTTGAACAAACAGAGTTAACAACAGCTTATTTAGAACACGAATTAAAATTCTTAAAGGCAAATATGGACGTTCATATCCAAACTTATGAAGGAGAAACAATTGGTGTTGAGCTTCCAAAAACTGTTGAATTAGAAGTAACAGAGACAGAGCCGGGTATTAAAGGCGATACTGCAACAGGCGCTACCAAGTCAGCAACTGTTGAAACTGGATACTCATTAAATGTACCTTTATTTGTTAATGAAGGTGACGTTTTAGTCATAAATACCACTGACGGTAGTTACGTATCACGTGCTTAA
- the accB gene encoding acetyl-CoA carboxylase biotin carboxyl carrier protein has protein sequence MNFKEIKELIEILDNSNLTEINIEDKGTVVNLKKEKEIVTQQVAPATQAPIATSVPEVSATTLSPQNNDASQDDHLQTITAPMVGTFYKSPSPEESPYVQVGDQVSSSTTVCILEAMKLFNEIQAEVSGEIVEILVEDGQMVEYGQALFKVK, from the coding sequence ATGAATTTTAAAGAGATTAAAGAGTTAATTGAAATTTTAGACAACTCGAATTTAACTGAAATCAATATAGAAGATAAAGGCACTGTAGTTAATTTGAAAAAAGAAAAAGAAATTGTTACACAACAAGTCGCACCAGCAACACAAGCGCCTATTGCTACAAGTGTACCTGAAGTATCAGCAACAACTCTATCTCCACAAAACAATGATGCAAGTCAAGATGATCATCTTCAAACAATTACAGCACCAATGGTTGGAACGTTCTATAAATCACCATCTCCAGAAGAAAGTCCTTACGTACAAGTTGGAGACCAAGTTTCATCTAGTACGACAGTATGTATATTAGAAGCAATGAAATTATTTAACGAAATTCAAGCTGAAGTATCAGGAGAAATTGTAGAAATCCTGGTAGAAGATGGACAAATGGTTGAGTATGGCCAAGCACTATTCAAGGTGAAATAA
- the accC gene encoding acetyl-CoA carboxylase biotin carboxylase subunit, with translation MKKILIANRGEIAVRIIRACHELGIQTVAIYSEGDKEALHTQLADEAYCVGPKQSKDSYLNIPNILSIATSTGCDAIHPGYGFLAENGDFAELCEAVQLKFIGPSYKSIQKMGIKDIAKEEMKWANVPVVPGSEGLVESIDHAVETANAIGYPVIIKATAGGGGKGIRIARNEEELINGYKMTQQEAETAFGNGGLYLEKFIEHFRHIEIQIMGDEYGNVIHLGERDCTIQRRMQKLVEEAPSPILSPEKRKEMGDAAVRATKAVEYFNAGTIEFIYDLDEDQFYFMEMNTRIQVEHPVTEMVTGVDLVKLQIKVAMGEKLPYTQEDIQINGHAIEFRINAENPHKNFMPSPGKITQYLTPGGYGVRIESACYTNYMIPPYYDSMVAKLIVHQPTREEAIMSGLRALNEFVVMGIDTTIPFHIRLLNHSVFKEGFFSTKFLEIYDIMNEEA, from the coding sequence ATGAAAAAAATACTTATTGCAAACCGTGGCGAGATTGCAGTGCGAATTATTCGCGCATGCCACGAACTAGGAATTCAAACTGTAGCGATTTATTCTGAGGGCGATAAAGAAGCATTACATACTCAATTAGCCGATGAAGCCTACTGTGTTGGACCTAAGCAATCTAAAGACTCTTATTTAAATATTCCAAATATCTTATCTATCGCAACGTCTACAGGATGCGATGCGATTCACCCAGGTTATGGCTTTTTAGCAGAAAATGGAGATTTTGCTGAATTGTGTGAAGCTGTGCAACTGAAATTCATAGGACCAAGTTACAAATCTATCCAAAAAATGGGTATTAAAGATATAGCCAAAGAAGAAATGAAATGGGCAAATGTCCCAGTTGTTCCAGGTAGTGAAGGTTTAGTAGAAAGTATTGATCATGCCGTTGAAACTGCTAATGCGATAGGTTACCCAGTGATTATTAAAGCAACTGCCGGCGGCGGCGGTAAAGGCATCCGAATCGCTCGCAATGAAGAAGAATTAATTAACGGATACAAAATGACGCAACAAGAAGCAGAAACTGCTTTTGGTAATGGCGGACTCTACTTAGAAAAATTTATAGAGCATTTCCGTCATATTGAAATTCAAATTATGGGAGACGAATATGGGAACGTCATTCATTTAGGGGAACGAGACTGTACCATTCAACGACGCATGCAAAAACTTGTGGAAGAAGCACCTTCACCAATTTTGTCTCCCGAAAAACGAAAAGAGATGGGCGATGCTGCAGTTAGAGCAACAAAAGCAGTAGAATATTTCAATGCAGGAACGATTGAGTTTATCTACGACTTAGACGAAGATCAATTTTATTTCATGGAGATGAATACCCGTATCCAAGTTGAGCATCCTGTAACTGAAATGGTAACTGGCGTCGATTTGGTTAAATTACAGATTAAAGTAGCAATGGGCGAAAAACTCCCTTATACTCAAGAAGATATTCAAATTAATGGACATGCGATAGAGTTCAGAATCAACGCAGAAAATCCCCATAAAAACTTTATGCCGTCACCAGGTAAAATTACGCAATACTTAACCCCTGGAGGTTATGGTGTACGCATAGAATCAGCTTGTTACACAAATTATATGATTCCACCGTACTATGATTCAATGGTCGCAAAATTGATTGTACATCAACCTACGCGTGAAGAAGCGATTATGTCTGGCTTACGCGCTTTAAACGAATTTGTGGTAATGGGTATTGATACGACCATTCCATTCCACATTCGTCTTTTAAATCATTCTGTATTTAAGGAAGGATTTTTTAGCACCAAATTTTTAGAGATTTACGATATTATGAATGAAGAAGCATAA
- a CDS encoding Asp23/Gls24 family envelope stress response protein, whose product MAKSVGNFNPNLGTVEIVPEVISVIASIAVSEIDGVRGMFTDVRNQTLEKLGRKSLSKGIKVEILENEIYLNVYCSLKYGTKISETALKIQEAIHSAIKNMTALTPKQINVHITHLEMSGNGQHK is encoded by the coding sequence ATGGCTAAATCTGTTGGAAATTTTAATCCAAATCTTGGAACAGTTGAAATTGTACCCGAAGTAATTTCTGTTATTGCAAGCATTGCGGTGTCAGAAATAGATGGTGTTCGAGGTATGTTTACTGATGTTAGAAATCAAACATTAGAAAAATTAGGACGTAAAAGTTTAAGCAAAGGGATTAAAGTAGAGATTTTAGAAAATGAAATCTACCTTAATGTATATTGTTCCCTTAAATACGGTACTAAAATTTCTGAAACTGCTTTAAAAATTCAAGAAGCCATCCATAGTGCGATTAAAAATATGACTGCATTAACCCCAAAACAAATTAATGTCCATATTACACATCTTGAAATGAGTGGCAATGGACAGCATAAATGA
- the nusB gene encoding transcription antitermination factor NusB: MSRKQARSQAFQTLFQLETKNSELTIDEAIRFIKEDDPDLDFDFIYWLVSGVKDHETVIDETISPHLKGWTLPRLLKTDRIILRMATFEMLHSDTPKKVIMNEAIELAKQFSDDDHYRFVNGVLSKLNKD, translated from the coding sequence ATGAGTAGAAAGCAAGCTAGAAGTCAAGCCTTCCAAACATTATTCCAATTGGAAACTAAAAATTCAGAGTTAACTATTGATGAGGCCATTCGCTTTATTAAAGAAGACGACCCTGATCTTGATTTTGACTTTATTTACTGGCTCGTTTCGGGTGTGAAAGATCATGAAACTGTCATTGACGAGACGATTTCCCCTCACTTAAAAGGGTGGACGCTTCCTCGTCTCTTAAAGACAGACCGAATCATACTTAGAATGGCAACATTTGAAATGTTGCACAGTGATACACCCAAAAAAGTAATCATGAATGAAGCGATAGAATTAGCTAAGCAATTTAGCGACGACGATCATTATCGATTTGTAAATGGTGTTTTAAGTAAATTAAACAAAGATTGA
- the xseA gene encoding exodeoxyribonuclease VII large subunit, translating into MTTYLTVSALTKYIKYKFDKDPHLQSVLIKGELSNFKKHSSGHLYFAIKDENSLINAMMFKAQASKLDFVPKEGDQVLVEARVSVYERRGSYQIYVNQMQLDGIGYLYQKFEQLKTKLSKEGYFDESHKKTIPKYPSKIAILTAQTGAAIRDIQNTLTSRYPLAEQIKISTLVQGEAAKADIIEKLRYADTLNVDTIIIGRGGGSIEDLWNFNEEEVVKAIYQCETPVISAVGHETDTTLSDYVADVRAATPTQAAMIATPDKKELLQMIAQSRIFMTRFIKQYLKHARQYMTQYTSYYKLKQPTLLYEQHVQKRDELDRMLHEAMKQRLLFERQKLIMMQQRFHLKHFYQYIVTQQEKNSNLKKQLSKRMYAILKQKEQHLIQKVEILNNLSPTQTMLRGYSIVKRENEVITSRKQLSKGDDIEIMMKDGSIDAIIEKVRCQNDVKK; encoded by the coding sequence ATGACAACTTATTTAACTGTCTCTGCATTAACGAAATACATTAAATATAAATTTGATAAAGACCCACATCTTCAATCTGTTTTGATTAAAGGTGAACTTTCCAACTTCAAAAAACATAGTAGTGGTCATCTTTATTTTGCGATTAAAGATGAAAACAGCTTAATTAACGCTATGATGTTTAAGGCACAAGCTTCAAAGTTGGATTTCGTACCTAAAGAAGGGGATCAAGTTTTAGTCGAAGCGCGCGTATCTGTATATGAGCGTAGAGGAAGTTATCAAATTTATGTAAATCAAATGCAATTAGACGGTATTGGTTATCTTTATCAAAAATTCGAACAATTAAAAACAAAACTATCAAAAGAAGGATATTTTGACGAATCACATAAAAAAACTATTCCTAAATATCCTTCTAAAATTGCAATTTTAACAGCACAAACAGGTGCAGCCATCCGTGATATACAAAACACACTAACATCACGCTATCCACTCGCTGAGCAAATTAAAATAAGTACACTTGTTCAAGGGGAAGCCGCAAAAGCTGATATTATTGAAAAATTACGCTATGCAGACACGCTAAACGTAGATACGATTATTATCGGTCGTGGTGGAGGATCTATAGAAGATTTATGGAATTTTAATGAAGAAGAAGTTGTAAAAGCCATTTATCAATGTGAAACACCTGTTATTTCTGCTGTAGGTCATGAGACAGATACTACATTAAGTGATTATGTAGCAGATGTGCGCGCTGCAACCCCTACACAAGCAGCTATGATTGCAACGCCAGACAAAAAAGAACTACTTCAAATGATTGCGCAAAGTCGTATATTTATGACGCGTTTTATTAAACAATACCTTAAACATGCAAGACAATATATGACGCAATATACGTCCTATTACAAGCTTAAACAACCAACATTATTATATGAGCAACATGTTCAAAAAAGAGATGAGTTAGATCGTATGCTTCACGAGGCGATGAAACAACGTCTCTTATTTGAACGCCAAAAACTAATAATGATGCAACAACGTTTTCATCTAAAACATTTTTATCAATATATCGTTACACAACAAGAAAAAAACTCGAATTTAAAAAAGCAACTTTCAAAACGTATGTATGCCATATTAAAACAAAAAGAACAACACTTAATTCAAAAGGTTGAAATTTTGAATAACCTCAGTCCAACACAGACAATGTTACGCGGCTATTCTATTGTAAAAAGAGAAAATGAGGTTATTACGAGTCGCAAGCAATTATCGAAAGGCGATGATATTGAGATTATGATGAAAGACGGTAGCATAGACGCAATAATTGAAAAGGTAAGGTGCCAAAATGACGTCAAAAAATAA
- a CDS encoding exodeoxyribonuclease VII small subunit: protein MTSKNKNFEDMMKELETIVNQLDNDSISLEESMDLYQKGMTLSKSCEKTLKDAEEKVAKLMENEAVSNDEPETE, encoded by the coding sequence ATGACGTCAAAAAATAAAAATTTTGAAGATATGATGAAAGAACTTGAAACAATTGTTAATCAATTAGATAACGATAGTATATCTTTAGAGGAAAGCATGGATTTATATCAAAAAGGGATGACCCTTTCAAAATCTTGCGAAAAAACATTAAAAGATGCAGAAGAAAAAGTAGCAAAATTGATGGAAAATGAGGCAGTTTCAAATGATGAACCCGAAACTGAATAG
- a CDS encoding polyprenyl synthetase family protein → MMNPKLNSILEEFNTTLNTSIQSSKLNTSLEESMRYSLEAGGKRIRPLLLLTTLNMLVDEGYQKGMGTAVALEMVHTYSLIHDDLPAMDNDDFRRGKPTNHKMYGEWLAILAGDALLTKAFEHIALEVNLAPEVRIQLIQLLSNASGHLGMVGGQTLDMQSEGHKLELAQLKMIHEHKTGALIHFAIVGAAIIAEAPSNVKNLLSEFAQQLGIIFQIKDDLLDVYGEQEKLGKPVGSDILNDKSTYVSLLGEEEAKAQLQSHISKAEQILATLASEYDVTNLNELLKLFYQRQH, encoded by the coding sequence ATGATGAACCCGAAACTGAATAGCATTTTAGAAGAATTCAATACTACTTTGAATACGAGTATTCAAAGTTCAAAATTAAATACTTCATTAGAAGAAAGTATGCGCTATTCTTTAGAAGCTGGCGGTAAACGTATCCGCCCCCTTTTGTTATTGACGACTTTAAATATGCTCGTGGATGAGGGGTATCAAAAAGGGATGGGGACTGCAGTTGCCTTAGAAATGGTTCACACTTATTCATTGATTCATGACGACTTACCTGCCATGGACAATGATGATTTTAGACGTGGCAAACCTACAAATCATAAAATGTATGGTGAATGGCTTGCCATTTTAGCAGGCGACGCACTTTTAACTAAAGCTTTTGAACACATCGCTTTAGAAGTCAATTTAGCGCCAGAGGTTCGAATTCAACTTATCCAACTACTTTCAAATGCAAGTGGTCATTTAGGTATGGTCGGGGGACAAACTTTAGATATGCAAAGTGAAGGCCACAAGCTAGAATTAGCTCAACTTAAAATGATTCATGAACATAAAACTGGCGCATTAATCCACTTTGCTATCGTAGGGGCTGCAATTATTGCCGAAGCGCCATCTAATGTTAAAAATTTACTTTCTGAGTTTGCTCAACAACTCGGCATTATTTTTCAAATTAAAGATGATTTGTTAGATGTGTATGGTGAGCAAGAAAAATTGGGTAAACCTGTAGGAAGTGATATTCTTAATGACAAGAGCACATATGTGTCGTTATTAGGAGAAGAAGAGGCAAAAGCACAATTACAATCACATATCAGTAAAGCTGAACAAATTCTAGCAACGTTAGCCTCTGAATATGATGTGACAAATTTAAACGAACTATTAAAACTATTTTACCAACGTCAGCACTAA
- the dxs gene encoding 1-deoxy-D-xylulose-5-phosphate synthase, with the protein MDVREIKDPSFLKNLSVKELEALSEDVRQFLIQTCAKTGGHIGANLGVVELTIALHKHYNSPQDKILWDVGHQSYIHKILTGRGNQFETLRQYKGLCGFPKLRESEHDVWEAGHSSTSLSAAMGMAKARDLMRQNHHIIPVIGDGALTGGMALEALNNIGHDRTNMTIILNDNEMSIAPNVGAMHNMLGRIRMNQGYNKLKVDAEAVLNRLPGGSRIRESADRIKDSLKYLVVDGAFFEELGIRYIGPVNGHNFEELENALQTADSINKPVLIHVVTKKGKGYHPAENDKIGTWHGLGPYKLETGEQIKGQPTGPSWSQFMSDEILSYAKKDKRVVAITPAMPVGSKLTRFQSELPEQFFDVGIAEQHAVTMAAGLAIEGFKPYVAIYSTFLQRAYDQVLHDVDRQNLNVIFGIDRSGLVGADGETHQGVFDVGFLTQFPNMTVSMPKDENEARDLVYTAMQHNKGPFAIRYPRGNGYGVTLNEQKQQLALGSWEKIGSGRDVILLGYGPTVHTLVEASKLLKDKDISATVINARFIKPMDSKMLHEMGQSHTPILIAEEGMLNGGLGSQIATFLIDNGYKNTIKRLGIEDEYIEHGNVNQILEDLKLAPQSIVDEVHKMIRLK; encoded by the coding sequence ATGGATGTACGTGAGATTAAAGACCCCTCATTTTTAAAAAATTTGAGTGTTAAAGAATTAGAAGCATTAAGTGAAGATGTTCGACAGTTTCTTATACAAACTTGCGCTAAAACCGGCGGTCATATTGGCGCGAATTTAGGCGTAGTAGAACTTACTATTGCACTTCACAAACACTATAATAGCCCTCAAGACAAAATCCTTTGGGATGTTGGACATCAAAGTTATATACATAAAATTTTAACTGGCAGAGGAAATCAGTTTGAGACGTTACGTCAATATAAAGGACTTTGTGGCTTTCCTAAACTTAGAGAATCTGAACACGATGTTTGGGAAGCAGGCCATAGTTCTACGTCTCTATCAGCTGCAATGGGCATGGCTAAAGCGCGTGATTTAATGCGTCAAAATCATCATATTATCCCTGTAATTGGCGACGGTGCGCTCACAGGAGGAATGGCGTTAGAAGCTTTGAATAACATTGGTCATGATCGCACGAATATGACAATTATTTTAAACGATAACGAAATGAGCATCGCCCCTAACGTAGGTGCAATGCACAATATGCTAGGGCGCATCCGCATGAATCAAGGCTATAATAAATTGAAGGTAGATGCTGAAGCCGTACTTAATCGTCTACCAGGTGGAAGTAGAATTAGAGAGTCTGCAGATCGTATTAAAGACAGTTTAAAATATTTAGTTGTGGATGGTGCTTTCTTTGAAGAGTTAGGTATTCGTTATATCGGACCAGTAAATGGCCACAATTTCGAAGAATTAGAAAATGCGCTTCAAACTGCAGATTCAATTAACAAACCTGTATTGATACATGTTGTGACGAAAAAAGGTAAAGGATATCATCCGGCAGAAAATGATAAAATTGGCACTTGGCATGGGTTAGGACCTTACAAACTTGAAACAGGTGAACAAATTAAAGGTCAACCGACTGGTCCTTCGTGGAGCCAATTTATGAGTGACGAAATCTTATCATATGCTAAAAAAGATAAACGCGTGGTGGCGATTACACCAGCTATGCCTGTAGGTTCTAAGCTCACTAGGTTCCAATCGGAATTGCCAGAACAATTTTTTGACGTAGGTATTGCAGAACAACATGCTGTAACAATGGCTGCTGGATTAGCTATAGAAGGCTTCAAACCATACGTTGCGATTTACTCTACATTTTTACAACGTGCTTACGATCAGGTGTTGCATGATGTAGATCGTCAAAACCTTAATGTAATCTTTGGTATCGATCGATCAGGTTTAGTTGGCGCTGATGGCGAAACGCATCAAGGTGTTTTTGATGTTGGTTTTTTAACTCAATTTCCAAATATGACCGTAAGTATGCCAAAAGACGAAAACGAAGCACGCGATTTAGTATATACTGCAATGCAACACAACAAAGGACCATTTGCGATTAGATATCCTAGAGGCAACGGTTATGGCGTGACTTTAAACGAACAAAAGCAACAATTAGCGCTTGGTTCTTGGGAGAAAATCGGTTCAGGTCGAGATGTGATATTGTTAGGTTACGGTCCGACAGTCCATACGCTTGTAGAAGCCTCAAAATTATTGAAAGATAAAGATATTTCAGCTACAGTTATCAATGCGCGTTTTATTAAGCCTATGGATTCAAAAATGCTCCATGAAATGGGTCAATCTCATACGCCGATTTTAATTGCAGAAGAGGGTATGCTTAACGGCGGACTTGGAAGTCAGATCGCAACATTTTTAATCGATAATGGCTATAAAAATACAATTAAACGATTAGGTATCGAGGATGAATATATCGAGCATGGCAATGTTAATCAAATTCTCGAGGACCTTAAACTTGCACCTCAATCTATAGTAGATGAAGTGCACAAAATGATTCGTTTGAAATAA
- the ahrC gene encoding transcriptional regulator AhrC/ArgR produces the protein MPKKSVRHIKIREIISNEQIETQDELVKRLNDYEMNVTQATVSRDIKELQLIKVPAPTGQYVYSLPNDRRYHPLEKLGRYLMDSFVKIDGTDNLLVLKTLPGNAQSIGAILDQIDWEEVLGTICGDDTCLIICRTASDAEEIKTRIFNML, from the coding sequence ATGCCTAAAAAATCTGTTAGACATATTAAAATTAGAGAAATTATATCAAATGAACAAATTGAAACACAAGATGAATTAGTGAAGCGCTTAAACGATTATGAGATGAATGTCACACAAGCTACTGTTTCAAGAGATATTAAAGAACTTCAATTAATTAAAGTTCCTGCGCCCACTGGCCAATATGTATATAGTTTACCAAACGATCGAAGATATCATCCTTTAGAAAAATTAGGTCGTTACTTAATGGATTCATTTGTGAAAATTGATGGTACAGATAATTTATTAGTTTTAAAAACGCTTCCAGGTAATGCGCAATCTATTGGTGCAATATTAGACCAAATTGATTGGGAAGAAGTATTAGGTACTATTTGTGGTGATGATACATGCCTTATCATTTGTCGCACTGCCTCAGATGCAGAAGAAATTAAGACACGAATTTTTAATATGTTATAA